The Helianthus annuus cultivar XRQ/B chromosome 16, HanXRQr2.0-SUNRISE, whole genome shotgun sequence genome includes a window with the following:
- the LOC110919978 gene encoding uncharacterized protein LOC110919978, with product MRDFLTHKRKIESTQQVNLSEECLVALLNKLPQKKIDPGSFTIPWSIRGSPISNALADLGASTNLMPASMFDRLGLGKPRPTRMSIQLVDKSVKYPQGVRENLLIKVGEFVFPADFVIIDIEEDTEIRLILGRPFLATARAMRDMSDGRLTLRVGNKEMKFEVGQRVVEDPVKYIKALDLSLDYALSQCKLGCESSRPGNI from the coding sequence ATGAGAGACTTTCTCACTCACAAAAGGAAGATTGAGTCAACCCAACAAGTCAACTTGAGTGAAGAATGCTTGGTGGCACtcctcaacaaactcccccaaaagaagattgatcccggaagctttACCATTCCTTGGTCCATTCGAGGTTCACCAATAAGCAACGCGCTTGCTGACCTAGGGGCTAGCACTAACCTAATGCCCGCTTCCATGTTCGACCGACTCGGATTAGGAAAGCCACGTCCTACAaggatgagcatacaacttgtGGATAAGTCGGTAAAATACCCTCAAGGTGTCAGGGAAAATCTCTTGATCAAGGTTGGGGAATTCGTTTTCCCGGCCGACTTTGTAATCATAGATATAGAGGAAGACACCGAGATCCGACTCATATTAGGAAGGCCATTCCTTGCCACCGCACGGGCCATGCGGGATATGAGTGATGGAAGGTTAACATTGAGGGTAGGTAACAAGGAAATGAAGTTTGAAGTAGGACAACGCGTGGTGGAGGACCCGGTCAAGTACATCAAAGCATTAGACTTGAGCCTAGACTACGCCCTCAGCCAGTGCAAGTTGGGATGCGAGTCATCCCGACCGGGTAACATTTGA